In Pyrus communis chromosome 8, drPyrComm1.1, whole genome shotgun sequence, one genomic interval encodes:
- the LOC137742515 gene encoding E3 ubiquitin-protein ligase WAV3-like, with protein sequence MGSKWRKAKLALGLNTCLYVPQTREEPPSASNDAAASVLSDAVSSSSLLSPMGAGSDCRPTTPTPSSSGLRLPKTGTKSSKRTCAICLTTMKTGQGHAIFTAECSHSFHFHCITSNVKHGNQICPVCRAKWKEIPFQNPAPDLSRGASRINPVGWPQDDAWMAVLRQIPPPRLDASRPVSSLFHTPEPVIFDDDESLDQQPEISNTSASVEDAYDNNSIGTIEVKTYPEVMAVQRSASHDNFTVLIHLKAPLTSERHISSRNQTPVSQNSRAPVDLVTVLDVSGSMAGTKLALMKRAMGFVVQNLGPSDRLSVIAFSSTARRLFPLRRMTDAGRQHALQAVNSLVSNGGTNIAEALRKGTKVLVDRKWKNPVCSIILLSDGQDTYTVNSPSGIHPRTDYQSLIPISIRRNNAAGLQIPVHAFGFGADHDAASMHSISETSGGTFSFIEAESVIQDAFAQCIGGLLSVVVQELKVRIECIHPSLQLGSIKAGSYRTSMTAAARMGSIDVGDLYAEEERDFLVTINIPDDVSGNDMSLVKVRCVYRDPITKDLVNLEEGSEVTIQRPEVVGQLIVSMEVDRQLNRLHAAEAMAEARVAAENGDLVGAVSLLESCRRALSETASARAGDRLCVSLSAELKEMQERMGNRRAYEESGRAYVLSGLSSHSWQRATARGDSTDSTSLVQSYQTPSMTDMVTRSQTMLLGNPSPRRALSSAQSFPAKSSRDNPQK encoded by the exons atggGAAGCAAATGGAGGAAAGCTAAGCTTGCTCTTGGGTTGAACACATGTCTCTATGTTCCTCAAACCAGAGAGGAGCCGCCATCCGCATCGAACGATGCTGCCGCATCTGTATTATCCGACGCCGTTTCGTCCTCCTCTCTGCTTTCTCCGATGGGTGCTGGCTCCGACTGCCGACCCACCACGCCCACACCGTCGTCTTCCGGTCTTCGGTTGCCCAAAACTGGAACCAAGTCCTCCAAG AGGACCTGTGCAATATGCTTGACGACCATGAAGACAGGACAGGGCCATGCTATTTTCACTGCAGAGTGCTCCCACTCTTTCCACTTCCACTGTATTACTTCTAATGTAAAACATGGAAACCAAATTTGTCCAGTATGCAGAGCAAAGTGGAAAGAAATCCCCTTTCAGAACCCCGCTCCTGATCTTTCACGCGGTGCTTCTAGAATTAACCCTGTTGGTTGGCCCCAAGATGATGCATGGATGGCTGTTTTACGACAAATTCCTCCCCCACGCCTGGATGCAAGCCGACCGGTTTCTTCACTCTTTCACACTCCCGAACCAGTTATATTTGACGATGATGAAAGCTTAGATCAACAACCTGAGATTTCCAACACAAGTGCATCTGTCGAAGATGCTTATGATAACAATTCTATTGGAACAATAGAGGTCAAAACATATCCTGAAGTTATGGCTGTTCAAAGATCAGCCTCTCATGATAACTTCACTGTTCTAATCCATCTTAAGGCTCCTCTTACAAGTGAAAGACATATTAGCAGCAGAAATCAGACACCAGTATCTCAAAATTCTCGTGCTCCAGTAGATCTTGTGACAGTGCTTGATGTCAGTGGAAGCATGGCAGGTACAAAGCTTGCTTTGATGAAACGGGCAATGGGGTTTGTGGTACAGAACCTTGGTCCATCTGATCGGCTGTCTGTAATTGCCTTCTCCTCTACAGCCCGCCGGCTTTTTCCCCTTCGTCGGATGACTGATGCTGGGAGGCAACATGCATTGCAGGCTGTAAACTCTCTGGTTTCAAATGGTGGAACAAACATTGCTGAGGCTCTTCGGAAAGGTACCAAGGTGTTAGTAGACCGCAAGTGGAAGAACCCAGTTTGCAGTATCATACTACTATCTGATGGGCAGGATACATACACTGTCAATAGTCCTAGTGGGATCCATCCACGAACAGATTACCAATCACTTATCCCAATCTCTATCCGTCGCAATAATGCAGCTGGCTTGCAGATTCCAGTTCATGCATTTGGATTTGGTGCAGATCATGATGCTGCCTCGATGCATTCAATCTCGGAAACTTCTGGTGGGACATTTTCTTTCATAGAAGCTGAGAGTGTGATTCAGGATGCATTTGCACAGTGTATTGGCGGCCTTTTAAGTGTGGTAGTGCAAGAACTAAAGGTCAGAATTGAGTGCATTCACCCGAGTTTGCAACTTGGTTCAATAAAGGCAGGGAGTTACAGAACCAGCATGACTGCTGCTGCAAGAATGGGTTCTATTGATGTTGGCGACCTGTATGCTGAAGAGGAAAGGGATTTTTTAGTGACAATCAATATTCCTGATGATGTGTCCGGTAATGACATGTCGCTGGTAAAGGTTAGATGTGTTTACAGAGATCCCATAACGAAagatttggtgaatttggaagAAGGCAGTGAAGTCACGATCCAAAGGCCTGAAGTAGTAGGACAACTAATAGTGTCAATGGAAGTAGACAGGCAGTTGAATAGGCTTCATGCAGCAGAAGCAATGGCCGAGGCTAGAGTGGCTGCTGAGAACGGTGATTTGGTTGGTGCAGTCTCCCTCCTGGAAAGCTGTCGTAGGGCATTGTCTGAAACTGCCTCTGCACGAGCTGGTGACCGCCTGTGTGTCTCACTTTCCGCCGAGTTGAAGGAGATGCAAGAAAGGATGGGAAACCGTCGTGCATACGAGGAATCAGGAAGAGCGTACGTTTTATCAGGATTGAGCTCGCACTCATGGCAGAGGGCAACTGCTCGAGGTGATTCCACAGATAGCACTAGCCTTGTGCAATCTTACCAAACCCCATCGATGACAGACATGGTGACACGTTCACAAACCATGTTGTTAGGGAACCCATCACCACGACGAGCCCTCAGCAGTGCTCAGTCATTTCCGGCCAAATCTAGCCGCGATAATCCTCAAAAGTAG